In Mixta intestinalis, the following are encoded in one genomic region:
- a CDS encoding DMSO/selenate family reductase complex B subunit, translating into MTTQYGFFIDSSRCTGCKTCELACKDYKDLTPEVSFRRIYEYAGGNWQEDNGVWHQDVFAYYLSIACNHCEDPACTKVCPSGAMHKREDGFVVVDEEVCIGCRYCHMACPYGAPQYNAVKGHMTKCDGCYDRVAEGKKPVCVESCPLRALDFGPIDELRKKHGGLAAVAPLPGAHFTKPCIVIKPNSNSRPTGDTTGHLANPKEV; encoded by the coding sequence ATGACAACTCAGTATGGATTTTTTATTGATTCCAGCCGTTGCACCGGTTGCAAAACCTGCGAACTGGCCTGCAAGGATTACAAGGATTTAACCCCGGAAGTCAGTTTCCGCCGTATTTATGAATACGCGGGCGGTAACTGGCAGGAGGATAACGGCGTCTGGCATCAGGACGTTTTTGCTTACTATCTGTCCATTGCCTGCAACCACTGCGAAGATCCGGCCTGTACCAAAGTATGTCCAAGCGGGGCGATGCACAAACGAGAAGACGGTTTTGTGGTGGTGGATGAAGAGGTCTGCATTGGCTGCCGCTATTGCCATATGGCCTGTCCGTACGGCGCGCCGCAGTACAACGCCGTTAAAGGCCACATGACCAAATGCGATGGCTGTTACGACCGCGTGGCAGAGGGTAAGAAACCTGTCTGCGTGGAGTCCTGCCCGCTGCGCGCGCTGGACTTCGGCCCGATTGACGAACTTCGCAAAAAACACGGTGGGCTGGCCGCGGTTGCCCCGCTTCCCGGCGCACATTTCACGAAGCCGTGCATTGTCATCAAACCGAATAGCAACAGCCGCCCGACCGGGGATACCACCGGTCATCTGGCAAATCCGAAGGAGGTCTGA
- the dmsA gene encoding dimethylsulfoxide reductase subunit A, translating to MKIKSSDVLLAAEVSRRRLMKTTALSGLAIASNAFTLPFTQIARASDTFSTKSEKTVWSACTVNCGSRCPLRMHVVDNVIKYVETDNTGDDDYEGLHQVRACLRGRSMRRRIYNPDRLKQPMKRVGKRGEGKFEPIGWDEAYDIIVSNMQRLIKEYGNESIYLNYGTGTLGGTMTRSWPPGDTLIARLMNCCGGYLNHYGDYSSAQIAEGLNYTYGGWADGNSPSDIENSKLVVLFGNNPGETRMSGGGVTYYLEQAREKSNARMIIIDPRYTDTGAGREDEWIPIRPGTDAALVNALAWVMIEENMVDQPFLDKYCIGYDEKTLPASAPKNGHYKAYILGQGDDGIAKTPEWAAQITGIPAERIVKLAREIGSTKPVYISQGWGPQRHANGEIATRAISMLAILTGNVGINGGNTGAREGSYELPFVRMPTLENPVKTSISMFMWTDAIVRGPEMTALRDGVRGKDKLDVPIKMIWNYAGNCLINQHSDINRTHEILQDDKKCELIVVIDCHMTSSAKYADILLPDCTASEQMDFALDASCGNMSYVIFTDQVIKPYFECRTIYQMTSDLAKRLGVEQQFTEGRTHEEWMRHLYQQSREAIPELPTFEEFRKQGIFKKRDPEGHHVAYKAFREDPLANPLSTPSGKIEIYSQALAEIAATWELPEGDVIDPLPIYTPGFESRNDPLIKEYPLQLTGFHYKSRVHSTYGNVDVLKAACRQEMWINPLDAKQRGINNGDKVRIFNGRGELHIEAKVTPRMMPGVVAMGEGAWYDPDAKRIDQGGCINVLTTQRPSPLAKGNPSHTNLVQVEKV from the coding sequence ATGAAAATAAAAAGTTCTGACGTTTTGCTGGCTGCTGAAGTCAGCCGGCGGCGTTTAATGAAAACCACTGCGCTTAGTGGTCTGGCGATAGCCAGCAACGCATTTACCCTGCCTTTTACGCAGATTGCCCGAGCGTCTGACACGTTTTCCACAAAAAGCGAAAAGACCGTCTGGAGCGCCTGCACGGTGAACTGCGGCAGCCGCTGCCCGCTGCGCATGCACGTAGTAGATAACGTCATCAAATATGTAGAAACCGATAACACCGGCGACGACGACTATGAAGGTCTGCACCAGGTTCGCGCCTGTCTGCGCGGCCGCTCAATGCGCCGCCGGATCTACAATCCGGACCGCCTTAAGCAGCCGATGAAGCGCGTCGGCAAGCGCGGTGAAGGGAAATTCGAGCCGATCGGCTGGGATGAAGCCTATGACATCATCGTCAGCAACATGCAGCGCCTGATCAAAGAGTACGGCAACGAATCCATCTATCTGAACTACGGCACCGGCACGCTGGGCGGCACCATGACGCGCTCCTGGCCGCCGGGCGATACGCTGATCGCCCGCCTGATGAACTGCTGCGGCGGTTACCTGAACCACTACGGGGACTACTCGTCCGCACAGATTGCTGAAGGTCTGAACTATACCTACGGTGGCTGGGCGGACGGCAACAGCCCCTCCGATATTGAAAACAGTAAGCTGGTGGTGCTGTTCGGCAATAACCCCGGCGAAACCCGCATGAGCGGCGGTGGGGTAACGTACTATCTGGAGCAGGCGCGAGAGAAGTCGAACGCGCGCATGATTATTATCGATCCGCGTTATACCGATACCGGCGCAGGTCGTGAAGATGAGTGGATCCCGATCCGTCCGGGTACGGATGCCGCGCTGGTCAACGCGCTGGCCTGGGTGATGATCGAAGAAAACATGGTCGATCAGCCGTTCCTCGATAAATACTGCATCGGCTATGACGAAAAGACCCTGCCGGCAAGCGCGCCGAAAAACGGCCACTATAAGGCTTACATCCTGGGCCAGGGCGATGACGGCATCGCTAAAACCCCGGAATGGGCGGCGCAGATTACCGGTATTCCGGCCGAGCGCATCGTCAAGCTGGCGCGTGAAATCGGCAGCACCAAACCGGTTTACATCAGCCAGGGCTGGGGTCCGCAGCGCCATGCGAACGGTGAAATTGCCACCCGCGCGATCTCCATGCTGGCGATCCTTACCGGTAATGTCGGGATTAACGGCGGCAACACCGGCGCCCGCGAAGGCTCCTACGAGCTGCCGTTTGTGCGCATGCCGACCCTGGAAAACCCGGTCAAAACCAGCATCTCCATGTTCATGTGGACTGATGCAATCGTACGCGGCCCGGAGATGACTGCACTGCGCGACGGCGTTCGCGGCAAGGATAAGCTGGATGTGCCGATCAAGATGATCTGGAACTATGCCGGTAACTGCCTGATCAACCAGCACTCTGATATCAACCGCACCCATGAAATCCTCCAGGACGACAAGAAGTGCGAGCTGATCGTGGTGATCGACTGCCATATGACCTCTTCGGCGAAGTATGCCGATATTCTGCTGCCGGACTGCACGGCGTCCGAGCAGATGGACTTCGCGCTGGACGCCTCCTGCGGGAATATGTCCTACGTGATCTTCACCGACCAGGTGATTAAGCCTTATTTCGAGTGCCGGACCATCTATCAGATGACCAGCGATCTGGCAAAACGCCTTGGCGTGGAGCAGCAGTTCACCGAAGGACGCACCCACGAAGAGTGGATGCGCCATCTGTACCAGCAGTCGCGTGAAGCGATTCCTGAGCTGCCGACCTTTGAAGAGTTCCGCAAGCAGGGGATCTTTAAGAAGCGCGATCCGGAAGGGCATCACGTTGCCTATAAAGCGTTCCGGGAAGATCCGCTGGCCAATCCGCTGTCCACACCGTCGGGTAAAATCGAGATCTACTCGCAGGCGCTGGCGGAAATCGCCGCCACCTGGGAGCTGCCGGAAGGCGATGTGATCGACCCGCTGCCGATCTATACCCCGGGCTTTGAAAGCCGCAACGATCCGCTGATCAAGGAGTATCCGCTGCAGCTGACCGGCTTCCACTATAAGTCTCGCGTTCACTCCACCTACGGCAACGTCGATGTCCTGAAGGCCGCCTGCCGTCAGGAGATGTGGATCAACCCGCTGGATGCGAAGCAGCGCGGGATTAACAATGGCGATAAGGTGCGCATTTTCAACGGTCGCGGCGAGCTGCATATCGAAGCGAAAGTGACGCCGAGAATGATGCCGGGCGTGGTGGCGATGGGGGAAGGGGCATGGTATGACCCGGACGCGAAGCGCATTGACCAGGGCGGCTGTATTAACGTGCTGACGACCCAGCGCCCGTCTCCTCTTGCCAAGGGGAACCCATCACATACAAACCTTGTTCAGGTTGAAAAGGTCTGA
- a CDS encoding MFS transporter, whose protein sequence is MGTRFSTLRRIPGGVWIIGFVSLLMDVSSEMIHSLLPLFMATALGTPVIVIGLIEGLAEATALCIKVFSGVISDYSGKRKGLAVLGYGLGAFSKPLFALASSSGMIFSARMIDRVGKGIRGAPRDALVADVTPPEIRGAAYGLRQTLDTMGAFLGPLLAVGLMLLWNNDFRAVYWVAVVPAFLAVALLFFGLHEPRTPVTTVRTNPVKKENLKRLGVDCWWVIGLGGIFTLARFSEAFLVLRAQEVSIPLALIPLVMVAMNIVFSFTAYPFGRLSDNISHRRLLQMGLVVLIVADLVLALSHSWSGIIIGVALWGVHMGMTQGLLNTMIARTAPADLRGTAFGFFSLLSGVGLLSASLGAGLLWDIWGSASTFFSGAMICVLTLILTRFVPEKS, encoded by the coding sequence ATGGGCACTCGATTTTCGACATTGCGGCGTATTCCCGGTGGCGTCTGGATTATTGGTTTTGTCAGTCTTTTGATGGATGTTTCTTCTGAAATGATCCACAGCCTTCTTCCACTTTTCATGGCAACAGCTTTAGGGACGCCAGTCATCGTTATCGGACTTATAGAAGGGCTGGCTGAAGCTACGGCACTGTGCATCAAAGTGTTTTCAGGAGTTATCAGCGATTACAGTGGAAAACGTAAAGGGCTTGCTGTCCTTGGGTATGGCCTCGGTGCATTCAGCAAGCCACTGTTTGCGTTGGCCTCAAGCTCAGGGATGATATTCAGTGCCCGCATGATTGACCGTGTCGGAAAAGGAATACGGGGTGCACCGCGAGACGCTCTCGTTGCAGACGTTACGCCGCCTGAGATCAGAGGGGCGGCGTATGGCCTACGTCAGACTCTGGATACTATGGGGGCGTTTCTGGGGCCGCTACTGGCTGTGGGGCTGATGCTGTTATGGAACAATGATTTCCGCGCCGTTTACTGGGTTGCAGTTGTGCCAGCATTTCTGGCCGTTGCGCTGTTATTCTTTGGATTACATGAACCGCGTACACCGGTTACTACAGTCAGAACTAATCCGGTGAAAAAGGAAAACCTAAAAAGGCTGGGTGTGGATTGCTGGTGGGTGATAGGACTGGGCGGAATATTTACTCTCGCCAGATTTAGTGAGGCTTTTTTGGTTCTGAGGGCGCAGGAAGTCAGTATTCCCCTGGCTTTAATTCCCCTCGTAATGGTTGCTATGAATATTGTTTTTTCATTTACAGCCTATCCATTTGGGCGCTTATCAGACAACATCAGTCACAGGCGGTTACTCCAGATGGGACTCGTTGTGCTCATCGTGGCCGATTTAGTGCTCGCCCTGAGCCATTCCTGGTCAGGAATCATTATCGGTGTTGCATTGTGGGGTGTGCATATGGGAATGACCCAGGGCCTGCTGAACACCATGATTGCGCGCACAGCACCAGCTGATCTTCGCGGTACGGCGTTTGGATTTTTCAGTTTGTTGAGCGGAGTAGGATTACTGAGTGCCAGCCTGGGGGCAGGGCTGTTGTGGGACATCTGGGGTTCCGCTTCAACATTTTTTTCAGGCGCTATGATCTGTGTTTTGACGCTAATACTGACGCGTTTTGTGCCGGAAAAGTCTTAG
- a CDS encoding DUF6896 domain-containing protein, whose amino-acid sequence MNENFYLLIVEFQENVQAALKLMYRSGIKMPSSRSEWIESDIPSSGELEGGVKYYKHGAGCWVGLDSGEVDFDFGLQGKVGGFNAWWLTRFAGNNIETYGFRNFDDIFEHINKALADGELIYPEHDLYYIANVPYTYAIDTDSRNSGDMLPSRNHDRVLTLKIHYFETAELMFKNYDKLDQKMQRNGYLSQREEIEMRIYLSTWLGFLGVVCEGFRKLNMRVLLDNNRPIRFKELLPISDSIRNSMKKTRIHSGYLEIMFFILEKITGLHIIFLIRKLNGLYGPVNCTWHFQVFFRSIEFSVKCIVLLMGVKAKAIDKEKGNAP is encoded by the coding sequence ATGAATGAAAATTTTTATCTTTTAATTGTTGAATTTCAAGAAAATGTTCAGGCTGCTTTAAAGCTAATGTATCGATCTGGTATTAAAATGCCATCAAGTCGCAGTGAATGGATAGAATCAGATATACCCAGCAGTGGCGAGTTAGAAGGCGGTGTTAAATATTATAAACATGGGGCTGGGTGCTGGGTAGGGTTAGATTCAGGCGAGGTGGATTTTGATTTTGGATTGCAGGGTAAGGTTGGAGGGTTTAATGCCTGGTGGTTAACCCGCTTTGCAGGAAACAATATAGAAACTTACGGTTTCAGAAATTTTGACGATATATTTGAGCATATAAATAAAGCGTTAGCTGATGGGGAGCTGATTTATCCAGAACATGATCTTTACTATATTGCTAATGTTCCATATACCTACGCTATAGACACAGATAGCAGAAATTCTGGGGATATGCTTCCAAGCCGCAATCATGACCGTGTACTAACACTTAAAATTCATTATTTCGAAACGGCTGAACTTATGTTTAAAAATTACGATAAACTCGATCAGAAAATGCAACGAAATGGTTATTTAAGCCAGCGTGAAGAAATTGAGATGAGGATTTATTTGTCTACATGGTTAGGTTTTTTAGGTGTGGTCTGCGAAGGCTTTCGGAAACTAAATATGCGGGTATTGCTCGATAATAATCGCCCAATTAGATTTAAAGAATTATTACCAATTTCGGATAGTATCAGAAATTCGATGAAAAAAACTCGGATTCACTCAGGATATTTAGAAATAATGTTTTTCATCTTAGAGAAAATAACAGGTTTGCATATTATTTTTTTGATAAGGAAGTTGAACGGCTTATATGGGCCCGTGAATTGCACATGGCACTTTCAGGTTTTTTTTCGAAGTATAGAATTTTCTGTAAAGTGCATTGTGTTATTAATGGGCGTAAAGGCGAAAGCGATTGATAAGGAAAAAGGTAATGCGCCGTAA
- a CDS encoding MFS transporter: protein MSTVSLKPSYEKTHAYWSSVFAMTLCVFVLIASEFMPVSLLTLIAHDLHVTEGLVGQGIAVSGALAVLTSLTISHIARDLNRKYLLLGLTVLMAISGIVITIAPDYPVYMLGRALIGVVIGGFWSMSAATAIRLVPQHQVPRALAIFNGGNALATVVAAPLGSYLGTTVGWRGAFLCLVPLAIAAFIWQWVSLPSMESDKTQKPQGSVLRLFSVAIVPTGLLACGLFFMGQFALFTYVRPFLESVTRVGPSDLSLILLAIGVAGFVGTTLVSTFLNARFYQTLIMIPLLMAAIAGALLLLGHHIWVVAVLLSLWGLLATAAPTGWWTWIARALPEDAEAGGGLMVAVIQLSIALGSTAGGLVFDSLGWRSTFGLSGLLLLGAVAMTCATSRKNRKAH, encoded by the coding sequence ATGTCCACTGTAAGTCTAAAACCATCATACGAAAAAACGCATGCATACTGGAGCAGCGTATTTGCCATGACGCTTTGCGTGTTTGTTCTGATCGCTTCTGAGTTTATGCCAGTCAGCCTGCTTACACTCATTGCCCATGATTTGCACGTTACCGAAGGGCTGGTAGGGCAAGGAATTGCCGTCTCTGGCGCGCTGGCGGTGCTGACCAGTCTGACTATCTCCCATATTGCCAGGGATCTGAATCGTAAATATCTTCTGCTGGGACTGACGGTCTTAATGGCCATATCGGGAATAGTTATCACCATAGCGCCTGACTATCCGGTTTATATGCTGGGGAGGGCTCTGATTGGCGTAGTCATCGGAGGGTTCTGGTCAATGTCGGCTGCAACCGCCATTCGGCTCGTGCCACAGCACCAGGTTCCACGCGCACTGGCAATTTTTAACGGCGGCAACGCGCTGGCCACCGTTGTAGCTGCGCCGCTTGGTAGCTATCTGGGGACAACCGTCGGTTGGCGTGGGGCCTTTTTATGTCTCGTCCCCCTTGCGATAGCTGCGTTCATCTGGCAATGGGTCAGCCTGCCTTCGATGGAAAGCGATAAAACACAAAAACCACAGGGATCTGTGCTTCGTCTGTTCAGCGTCGCCATCGTACCAACGGGACTGCTGGCCTGTGGGCTCTTCTTTATGGGGCAGTTTGCTTTATTTACCTACGTGCGCCCTTTTCTGGAGAGCGTCACCAGGGTGGGACCTTCTGACCTTTCTCTGATTTTGCTCGCAATAGGCGTAGCAGGTTTTGTCGGCACAACGCTCGTCTCAACATTCCTGAACGCCAGGTTTTATCAGACCTTAATCATGATCCCGTTGCTTATGGCAGCGATTGCCGGTGCATTACTGCTGCTCGGACACCATATCTGGGTTGTTGCCGTTTTACTCAGCCTGTGGGGGCTACTTGCGACGGCTGCGCCAACAGGGTGGTGGACATGGATAGCACGGGCGTTACCCGAAGATGCAGAGGCGGGTGGTGGCCTTATGGTTGCAGTGATCCAGCTATCTATTGCACTTGGTTCAACGGCTGGAGGTCTGGTATTCGACAGTCTGGGATGGAGAAGTACTTTTGGTTTAAGTGGTTTGTTACTTCTGGGGGCGGTAGCGATGACGTGTGCTACATCCCGTAAAAATAGGAAGGCGCACTAG
- a CDS encoding alpha/beta hydrolase gives MTAFTQKLTAAIPAMLLCASLSGVTNMSYADTTNPNAPVSLVEKWDKTFAESTKKVDHRKVTFPNRYGITLVGDLYIPKDRGDRKLAAIAVSGPFGAVKEQSSGLYAQTLAEQGFVTLAFDPSYTGESGGYPRNVASPDINTEDFSAAVDFLGLQKEVDRNRIGLLGICGWGGMALNDAAMDTRVKAVATSVMYDMSRAMGHGVGDGKDRYTTADRRAVLQYLNTQRWKDAENGSFAPGGHDIYVDEKGNVTASDRILPETLPANPNPVLKEFFDYYRMPRGFHARSVNSTGAWNATMPLSFMNMPLLSYANEVTIPTLIVTGEKAHSRYFAEDAFKAIGSKEKELVIVPGANHVDLYDNVAGKIPFAKFEQFFKANLR, from the coding sequence ATGACTGCTTTTACCCAAAAATTGACAGCCGCGATACCCGCCATGCTGTTATGCGCGTCATTAAGTGGAGTCACAAATATGAGTTACGCTGATACAACCAATCCGAACGCGCCCGTTTCGCTGGTCGAGAAATGGGATAAAACTTTTGCTGAGAGCACGAAAAAAGTTGATCACCGTAAGGTGACCTTTCCGAACCGGTACGGGATCACCTTAGTCGGGGATCTCTACATCCCGAAGGATCGTGGTGATCGCAAGCTGGCAGCTATTGCTGTTAGCGGCCCCTTCGGGGCGGTGAAAGAGCAATCCAGCGGCCTGTATGCACAGACGCTGGCTGAACAGGGATTTGTCACTCTGGCTTTCGACCCTTCATACACGGGCGAAAGCGGCGGCTACCCGCGCAACGTCGCATCTCCGGATATCAACACCGAGGATTTCAGCGCGGCGGTTGATTTCTTAGGTCTGCAAAAAGAGGTGGATCGCAACCGCATCGGGCTGCTCGGTATCTGCGGATGGGGCGGCATGGCCTTAAACGACGCCGCGATGGATACGCGTGTCAAGGCGGTGGCGACCAGCGTGATGTATGACATGAGCCGTGCGATGGGGCATGGTGTGGGCGATGGCAAAGACCGCTATACCACTGCCGATCGTCGTGCCGTATTGCAGTATCTGAACACGCAGCGCTGGAAGGATGCGGAAAATGGCTCTTTCGCGCCAGGCGGGCATGACATTTATGTTGATGAGAAGGGCAACGTCACCGCTTCCGATCGTATTCTGCCGGAAACTCTGCCCGCGAATCCTAATCCAGTATTGAAAGAGTTCTTTGATTATTACCGCATGCCGCGTGGTTTCCATGCGCGTTCGGTCAACTCAACCGGTGCCTGGAATGCAACCATGCCGCTGTCATTTATGAATATGCCGCTGCTGAGTTACGCCAATGAAGTTACTATCCCTACACTCATCGTGACCGGCGAAAAAGCCCATTCACGCTATTTTGCTGAAGATGCCTTTAAGGCAATCGGCAGCAAAGAGAAAGAGTTAGTGATTGTCCCTGGGGCAAACCATGTTGATCTGTACGACAACGTTGCGGGTAAGATCCCATTTGCCAAATTTGAGCAATTTTTCAAAGCAAACTTAAGGTAA
- a CDS encoding LysR family transcriptional regulator, whose product MAKRENYNDLYLFMQVVREGSFTAAAQRLGLAQSGISRAVRELEERLGVQLLVRTTRKLSLTHAGELLYRTVESGFDALDMGLATLAHYRHTPSGTVRINASQHAIDKVLLPKLAVFKQRYPDIRLELISESRFVDIIAERFDAGIRLGSEVGSGMVAVRISPDMEMAVVGTPEHFRRYGFPQTPTDLVVHPCIAYQFGDGSLYAWELNQDGKKITHQPQGQWAFADSYMEAKAARLGLGLAYVPEELVSDDIEQGALIRVLQCYSQRLEGAYIYYPHRNVSPALRAVIDTLRI is encoded by the coding sequence ATGGCGAAACGGGAAAACTATAACGATCTCTATCTGTTTATGCAGGTCGTGCGAGAAGGGAGTTTTACCGCCGCCGCGCAGAGGCTTGGCCTGGCACAGTCAGGAATTAGCCGTGCAGTGCGCGAGCTGGAAGAACGACTGGGCGTGCAGCTTCTGGTGCGCACCACGCGCAAGTTATCGCTCACCCATGCCGGCGAGTTGCTCTATCGAACCGTCGAATCTGGATTTGACGCCTTAGATATGGGGCTCGCCACGCTGGCCCATTATCGCCATACACCATCGGGTACGGTCCGTATTAATGCCAGCCAGCACGCCATTGATAAAGTGCTGCTGCCGAAGCTGGCGGTGTTTAAACAACGCTACCCAGATATTCGGCTGGAGCTCATCAGCGAAAGCCGGTTTGTCGATATTATTGCTGAGCGCTTCGATGCCGGTATACGTCTGGGCTCGGAAGTGGGTAGCGGTATGGTCGCGGTGCGCATTTCGCCCGATATGGAGATGGCTGTTGTCGGCACGCCTGAGCACTTTCGTCGCTACGGATTTCCGCAAACCCCCACAGATTTAGTGGTTCATCCCTGCATCGCTTACCAGTTCGGCGACGGCAGCCTGTATGCATGGGAACTCAATCAGGACGGTAAAAAGATCACCCATCAACCTCAGGGACAATGGGCCTTTGCTGACAGCTATATGGAAGCTAAAGCCGCCAGGCTAGGTCTGGGACTGGCTTATGTTCCGGAGGAATTGGTGTCTGATGATATAGAACAGGGGGCGCTGATCAGAGTTTTGCAATGCTACAGCCAGCGCCTGGAGGGGGCATATATCTATTATCCGCACCGCAATGTGTCACCCGCTCTACGAGCGGTTATCGATACATTGAGAATTTAA
- a CDS encoding LysR family transcriptional regulator: MKGEMNSIAVFVAAAESVSFSQAAEKMHVTRSAVAKTISRLEERLGVSLFNRTTRSQSLTDEGSLYYEFCRRALNEIKTAEDILESGKLQASGKLRVTVPVLLGHFCISPLLTTLAKEHPRLELEISFSDRQVDLLEEGFDLAVRIGALADSSSLIARKLASHTMVFCASPDYIRQAGEPASSEELKEHVAVAYIHSGRILKWRVKNQRDEIVEITPPARIMMDDMQAVKDVAVTGGGIVWLPYWLVREQLVSGSLTEILKEQSSGSWPVYAVWPRTPHLSLKVRLAVDKLVNELPAMMAAVEAQI, translated from the coding sequence ATGAAAGGTGAGATGAACAGTATTGCTGTTTTTGTGGCCGCAGCTGAATCGGTGAGTTTCTCGCAGGCTGCTGAAAAAATGCACGTTACGCGCTCGGCAGTCGCGAAAACCATATCCCGGCTTGAGGAGAGGCTTGGTGTAAGCCTTTTTAACCGCACAACCCGCAGCCAGAGCCTCACTGATGAAGGTTCGCTTTATTATGAATTCTGCCGCCGGGCGTTGAATGAAATAAAAACGGCGGAGGATATTCTGGAGAGCGGCAAGCTTCAGGCAAGCGGAAAACTAAGAGTGACTGTACCGGTTTTGCTCGGACACTTCTGTATTTCACCGTTACTGACCACATTGGCAAAAGAACATCCACGGCTGGAACTGGAAATTTCATTCAGCGATCGTCAGGTCGATTTGTTGGAGGAGGGGTTTGATTTGGCTGTCAGAATCGGCGCACTGGCTGACAGCAGCAGTCTGATAGCCCGCAAGCTGGCCTCTCACACGATGGTTTTCTGCGCTTCTCCGGATTATATCCGACAGGCCGGCGAGCCTGCTTCGTCAGAAGAACTAAAGGAACATGTAGCCGTTGCCTATATTCATTCAGGACGCATTCTGAAGTGGCGGGTTAAAAACCAAAGGGATGAAATTGTGGAAATAACCCCACCTGCCAGAATCATGATGGATGATATGCAGGCGGTAAAAGATGTTGCGGTAACGGGAGGCGGCATCGTCTGGCTGCCTTACTGGCTGGTACGGGAGCAGCTTGTCAGCGGCAGCCTGACAGAGATATTAAAGGAGCAGTCTTCGGGAAGCTGGCCTGTATATGCTGTGTGGCCGCGCACTCCTCATTTGTCTCTGAAAGTCAGGTTGGCCGTGGATAAACTGGTTAATGAATTGCCGGCTATGATGGCCGCTGTTGAGGCGCAGATTTAA
- a CDS encoding zinc-dependent alcohol dehydrogenase family protein, whose amino-acid sequence MNRTMKRWALNETGRQNLKLTEAEIPQPGPNEVLVRVNAVSLNFRDKVIIEGGMGNGMPMPFTPGSDMAGVVEAIGPGTTRFSQGDRVISSFNADWIDGKLNNNAKNPHYNTIGYAIQGVLAEYVIMNEEWLVKAPQTLTDAEASTLVCAGLTAWFALIERGGLRAGETVLVQGTGGVALFALQIAKAVGAEVFVTSSSDEKLAAAAALGADHGINRKKEDWVEAIYRLTNERGIDHVVDTVGGRNFADSVRAVASHGRISLIGMMDTHDTSASGALLLLKSPTVQGIGVGHRRALEDFIRAVDWLKLKPVINQSFRFSELPEALEQLDKGVFGKIVINVG is encoded by the coding sequence ATGAATCGCACAATGAAACGCTGGGCGTTAAATGAAACAGGACGTCAGAATCTTAAGCTTACGGAAGCAGAAATACCTCAGCCCGGCCCGAACGAAGTTCTGGTTCGGGTAAATGCCGTCTCCCTCAACTTCCGTGACAAGGTCATCATTGAAGGTGGAATGGGGAATGGTATGCCAATGCCCTTTACGCCGGGTTCTGATATGGCTGGCGTGGTTGAGGCTATCGGACCTGGCACCACTCGCTTCAGCCAGGGAGACCGCGTTATCTCATCCTTTAACGCAGACTGGATTGACGGAAAGCTGAATAACAATGCCAAAAATCCGCACTACAACACGATAGGCTATGCGATCCAGGGGGTGCTGGCTGAGTACGTGATTATGAATGAAGAGTGGCTGGTCAAAGCCCCGCAGACACTTACCGATGCCGAAGCCAGCACGCTGGTCTGTGCCGGACTTACGGCCTGGTTTGCCCTGATTGAACGCGGCGGCCTTCGTGCCGGTGAAACTGTGCTTGTTCAGGGAACCGGCGGTGTGGCCCTTTTCGCTCTGCAGATAGCTAAAGCGGTGGGTGCCGAAGTTTTCGTTACCTCATCCAGCGATGAAAAACTGGCAGCTGCGGCGGCGCTCGGTGCCGATCACGGTATTAACCGTAAAAAAGAGGACTGGGTTGAAGCCATTTACCGACTGACAAATGAACGCGGCATTGATCACGTTGTGGATACAGTAGGGGGACGCAACTTTGCAGACTCTGTGCGCGCGGTAGCTTCACATGGTCGAATCTCATTGATAGGAATGATGGACACGCACGATACTTCAGCTTCGGGAGCTCTGTTGTTACTGAAGTCTCCAACTGTTCAGGGTATTGGCGTGGGACATCGCCGGGCGCTTGAAGATTTTATCCGGGCCGTTGACTGGCTCAAACTGAAACCGGTGATAAACCAGTCATTCCGTTTCAGTGAACTGCCGGAAGCACTGGAGCAGCTTGATAAAGGTGTGTTTGGAAAAATCGTTATCAACGTGGGCTGA